TGCTGCGGCACACCGCAGCGATGCGGCTCCTGGAGGCGGGCATTGATACTTCCGTGATCGCACTGTGGCTCGGCCACGAGAGCGTTCAGACGCATGGCGGCGTGCAACTCGCGGAGTTCTATGACCCGCGGATTGGTCTCGTAGATGTCGTGGAAGCGGTTGTAGGTCTTGGTCATGCCCTCCTCGTGCTCGACCATGAGTGCGGCGCGGTACTCATAGTAGGACCGTCCGGCGGCTTCAAGGGAGCCGTCGGTTTCCCAGCCTTCCGGGAATGGGAAGGTCTCGAAGCAGTCGGAGGGGGTGTAGCGGAGATCGTCCTTCATTGATGAGCCGAAGAATCGCGCCCAGGTCTCGTGCACTCGGGACTGCAGCGCGCAGAATGCGGCGAAGGTCTCGAAAGGAAAGATGACAACGGAGTCAGCGTACACCATGCGGCTTGGGAGAAACGTGAACGCAGCTTGCTGGCCTACCCTTGAGATTGACAACACTCGGTCCATGGTGACGGTGGCGTTATAGAGGTCCTTTGCTTGATGATATAGCTGCCACCACACAGCGGCGCGGCTTCCGTGGCTCGACTTACTACGCTTTGCTGCCGCCAACCGGAATGGTTTGACCTTCTCCTCCAAGACCGCCACAAGTTGCGGCCAGCGTTGACGGCACTGTTGCTCGCCTCGGTCGCCGAAGTTGATGACGTAGCGGTGGTGCTTATGTGTCGGGCTGGTGTTGACCTCCTCGCCGCCGACGTATGGAAAGATGACTTCGCAATTGCGTCGATCTGAGTCGAGCAGCCGGCGCATCTCGGCCAGCGGTGAGGCGACCCCCTTCTTGTCGGTGTCGTCGAACGTGAAACCCATGCCGAGAACGATGCTCCCCTGAAAGCTCTTGCCGGCGTTGCCTGCCAATCGTACCGGATCCGCGTGTCCGCCGCGATGGAACAGGAACGCGGTGATCCGGTCCACGGCAGCGCCATCCAGCACCCTGTTTCCGGAATACGCGCCCTTGGCGACATGGAGGACGCTCACGACCACGGCAGCGTCGCCGGGCCACTTGACCCGTTTTGTGGCCCGGAATACCGCGCCGCCGTGCTCACAGATCCAACGCAGGCCGCTCGCGCGGGTGTCGCCTTGGGCGATGGTGTTCGTGGCTACCAAGCCTAACGCGCCCCTGTCTCGGATCAGTATGAATGCGCGCCGGTAGAAGTGCGCCACAATGTCGCACTTGCCGGTGCTTTCCTGATGGGACGCCCGAAGCCAATCCGTGTAGTTCCGAACGTTCGCCTCGACTACCGTGACATGTCCGGCGAAAGGCGGGTTGCCGACGAAGCCGTCGAAGCCGGGGTTGTCGCGCTCGAATACCTCGGGGAATTCGACTTCCCAGTGGAACGGGGCGAACGGCAGTTCCGCGTGGCGGCGCCCCTCCATCTCTACCCCGTGACGCCACGCCTCTCCGGTGAGGATCGCTTCCTGGTAGGCGGAGCGCCGTGACTCCCGCTCCTTCGGCTTGGCGCCCTCGAAGAATGCGGCGAGCACGAGATCGCCGAACAGGCGCACTTCGGCGACCGCGTCCTGTGCTTCGCGCCAGAGGTTCTGCAAGCGGCGTTCGTCGACGGTGTCGTCGGCTTCACGGATCTGTCGGCGCAACTCCGATGCCGCTTGCACGGCCTCGCGGACGCCGAAGCCGGCCAGGATCGGCTGGCCTCCCTTCCAGTTTAGCGCTTCGATCTGCCGGCGGTTCAGCCCGACGAGCGAGTCGCCGTGACGGAAGGCGTGGTCCACGAACGTGAGCGGATGGTCGCGGGCCAGTGTGCTCAGCCAGAGAGATACCTTGGCGAGGTCGACGGCCATGGGGTTTCGGTCGATACCGTAGAGGCACTTCTGCGCGACCAGGCGCCGGGCGTGGATCACCTCGTCTTCGTCGGGTGGGATCTCGGGCACCGTGCCATGCGCGCCCCACCCGATGATCAGGGCGTCGGCGAGTTGGCGACAGGTTTCGACCAGGAATGCGCCGGAGCCCATGGCCGGATCGCAGATCTTGAGGTCCAGGATTTGCTCGGGGGTTGGCGCGCGGCCGTCCTCGCCTTTCAGTCGCTCAATGAGGGGGGCGAGGGTATGACGAACAATCGGCTCGGTGAGTTCGCGCGGCGTGTAGTGGGAGCCGGAGCGTCGCCGTTCCTCGTTGGGTTGCAGCACCAGGGCACCGGGCGGGGCGATGTCGGGCGTCGCGTCCTTGTCCAGAACGCGGTCCAGCGCCACGTGCAGATCGACCACCGTCGCCGCTTCCCGGAGCGCCTTCGCGATCCTGTCCGTGATGGTGCGGTCTGCGCGCTCCTGGAGCCACCGCTTGCGGCTGCCGTTCGGCTGAGCCAGCAGCGCGTCAAGATCGATCGTGTTCGGTGCTCCCAGCTTCTTTGCCGGCTTGATGGCGGCCGAGTGGCCGGTTGCGGTCTCCAGGCGAAAGCCCATGATGGTTTCGTATACGGAGCCGATCTGCTCCACGTCGAGCGTGCGGTACGAGATGCGCTCGCCTTCGAGCACGAGCAGCTTCTCCAGCACCCGGTAGATGACACCGTCCGAGATGCGCGGCGCCACGACGCGCTGGGTCATCTGCCGGACACCTCCGCCGCCGCGGCCTTCGAGGAAGCGGAAGCGGTCCGGATCGAACAGGGCGCCGCGGCGCTCCGGAAGGCTTACGGCGCCGCCGGTGCGATGGGCGCGTGACCCATCGTGGATGAGGCGGAACAGCACGAGAAGCTGCGCCCAGGCACCGAAGCGCTGGTCCATGGTGTCCGGGTTGAGCGCCGCATCCTCGCGCAGGCGCTGGTAGAGGCCGGTGAGCGAGTAGTAGCGCGCGAAGTTCTCGTCCTCGGCGTAGAGCAGAAAGACGAGACGCAGAATGACGGAGAGCAGTCCGCGGTAGATGTCGTTGCGGTCGCCGTCGTCGGAGAGCGGCTCGCGCAGGAGCTCGCCGCCGGAGGAGTCGTGGGCGGTCTGGAAGCCGCGGAGGAGCTCGTACACGGCATGGAGCACTTGCTCCGAGAGACGCTCGGAGACCTCGTTCTGGTACTTGCGGCTGCTTTCGAGCAGGGCGGCGAGGCGCTGGTCACGGGGCAGTGCCAGCAGCCGTTGTTCGGACAGCAGCAGGCGCAGCGCCGAGCAGAGCGGGCGCCCGGCGGTATTGATCAGGTCCGCGAAGCGGAAGTCCATCCAGCCGGAGCTCTCGCCTCGCGGGGCAGAGATCAGGCGCAGGGCAACGCCGTTGAACAGCACACCGGCGGGGACGCCGGTGCCGCGCAGCAGGCGCTCCGCACGCCCCTGGGGAGATGCCTCCAGTCCGCCGGCGCCGGACGTAGCCTTGTCGAAGTCTTGTCCGACCGCGAGCACCTGCACCAGCAGTTGCCACGGCGACGCGCCATTCCGAGCGTCACGTTCGCGGACCGCGTAGTCCGGTTGCAGCGTCTCGCCGTAGTCCGGAAGAACGGCCGCCAGATCGGCCGGAACGGGAGACTCTGCCGTTCCGGCGTAGCCCCTGGACGAGAAGCCCCAGCCGAGGACCGCGCTTGCGAACTCTTGAAAGTCTCGCACGCACGGCTCGGGATGGCGTCCGGGGAACACCACCCGTTGGTCGACACACCCGGCGAGTAGCGCCTGCCCCTCCGAATCCTGGCGGTTCAGGATCGCTCCCGCCTTGACCAGTGCCGGAGCCGAGACCACCAATCCGTTCGGCTGGATGAAACCCAGCCATTCGAGATGGGCACGAGTGTCCGGATCAGGAGCGGGCATGGTCAGCGGACCTCGGGAGCGGCGCAGAGCGCCTTCGCGTCGAGCAACGCTCGATGTTCAGCCTTAAAGCGACCATCGGGGCGGGACGTGAAGATTCTTCCCGCGGGATCCGGGATCACGGCTGGATTCACGAAGTCACGTTGCAGACGCGCGTCATCCGTGTACAGCAAGCGCGCACCACTGACCAGAGCGAGCGCCACGACGTGCTCGTCGTCGGATTGCAGATCTCCGCGTAGGACAAGTTCGTCCTGGCGTTGACGAATCCGAGCAGTGCCGATCTGACGCACCCGTCCGGTCATCCGGCGCGCTTCCAGCAGCCAGCGCGCGAAGTTGCGATTGCGCACCAGTTCCTCCAGCACTCTGCCACCGACGACAAGTTGTCCGCGCCCATCGTCCAGCCAATCCCGGAACCGCACTCCGGCTGCGGTGCGTTTTCTACCGAACACTTCAAACGCTACGTTCGCGTCGACGATGGCGCACATCAGTAGTCGATCACTCGTCTCAGCTCGTCCCTGAAGAAGCTCCGGTAGCCTTCCGGTGCATCAAGTACGTTGCCTTCGTCGTTTATGCGAATCGAGTGAATCGTAACGGACAGGTTATCACGCTCGAAATAGAGAATCGATACGTCGTCAGGCGTGAGATCGGTGCGGCCGTCCCGAATGTCGAGCAAGATGCGGTCAAGAATGTAGTCGCTGTGCGTTTCGACGATTAGTTGGCAGTGCGATCCCGCTGTCTCACACAAAAGGCTGCCAAGTTGGGCTTGCGCGCTCGGATGCAGGTGAACCTCAGGCTGTTGGAGCAAAAACTTGGACGCTCGGTCGCGTCGGAACAGCTCTACGAGCAGCGGTAGAACTTGGCTGACGCCGTAGCCAACGTCGATCAGATTGTGCCGTGCTCCCGCATGTTTCTTGCCGCGCTTTCGCATCTCCAACTGGAACGGCTCGAACTCGTGACGCCCGAACCGTTTCACGAATAGATCGTCGAACAGTCCTGACTTGCGACCGAACTCCTCCAGATTTCTCTTCATGTCCTGCCACTCTTTGGGACTCCTTGAATGCATGTTCGCCAGGAACGCTGGAGTCGAGACTCCCTGGGGATCCTGCACCAACCGTACCGGATCGTAGGTGCGCAGCGGACTGGAACGAATGGGCGCACCGGCCAGCGCACCCGATCTGAACTTGGCGCTTTCGAAATACAACCTGACCAGCTTGAAATGGTCACGGTCGATTGGCAACGCGCCAGCGTCGCCCTGCAACGGCTGCAGCTTTCCCGTTGTCCCGGTCTCCACCGCCTCCCCTATGAGTCGTTCGAACGCGGACGTGTGCCCGCCGTAGAGGTAGCGACGATCGGGGTCACGCAACGGCGGCAAACGCCATGAGCCGCTCCCGCAGCCCACGTCAGTGTGGTGCCCCTCTGCGCCTCGCTGTTCTCGGACCCACACGTCTGCGTAGCTCCAGCGCACGGCCGAAAGCATGGGAGCGGCGCCGTCTCCAAGCGTGAAGGTGGCGTCCAGTGAGAGGGCATCGACCTCCTCGCCGGCACATAGGAAACCCAGACCGAACGAGTCGGCTCCACCGCGACTGTCATTCGGGGCCTGCCGGTAGGCGATCTCGCGAAACGAGCCGAGATCATAGGGCGGGGAGCGGAAGTCAGGGTCTTCGTGATAGCTTCCGACCTGCAGCATCGCCCGTACCGCTGCCAGGAACGAGGTCTTGCCGGTGCTGTTTTCGCCCACCAGCAGCGTCAACGGCGCCAAGCGAGCAACCTGTTGCTCCCGAAAGCAGCGGAAGTCGCGCAGTGTGAGCTCCTTCAGTAGTCGTTGACTCATCTGCATACCGTCATCCGGTGTCCGGCCAAAGATACACCAGGCCAACCGGCTCGATGCGCTGAGCCCGCACTTCGTAGAACTGGCGAATCCGGGACGGCTCGGTTTCGAGGTCGCGGTCGAACTGGGTCAGGCGCTGGCGCCATGCGGCGACATCGGCTTGCCGCTGACGTTCCTCCTCGTTGGTCAACCCAAGCGTGAGCTGGTCCTTGGCAGCGTCGTGTTTGGCGAGTTCCGCGTGGACGCGCCGTCGCTGGCGCTCCAGGGTTGCGCGAAGCTCGCGTGCTTCACTCTCGCCGCGACTGCGCAGCGCGTCGGTCGCGTCTCGGGCGACCACTTTGGCCCGCTCCTCAAGCTGCGGCAGCAGGTCGGTGATGTCCTGGGAGGCGGTGTCGAGCAGGCGGCGATGAACGGTCTCGCTCGGGGCGTGCGCATCCCCCAGCGCGGACTCCAGGTTGTGGAGGGTTCGCGCTTCGGCCTCGCCGGCGTAGGCACTGAGCGGTCCGGTGCGGCGTGACGGTTCGATCCAGCGGGCGGCGACGGGCGTCAGGATCTCGTGCAAGCGTTCGGCTCGACGGCCGTACAGGCACACCCGGCCCAACAGGATCACCCGCGGGATCGAGTCGCCGGCCTGTACCAGGCAGGCGCGGGACAGGTCGTGGTGGACGAAACCCTGGGCGCGGAACCGGGCCAGCAGGCGCTGTGCCATGCGCTGTTCCAGGTGCAGGTGCACCGTGTCGTCGGTGAGCACGCCGGCGTCCTCGAACACGACCGGGCGGATGGGCGCTTCGCGCCGCCACTCGGCCAGCTTCTGGTTGCGCCTGCGCGGCACACGCAGCGTGTCCAGGGTCGCGGTCCAGCTTGCGTCGGCCAGCGTTTGGCCGGTGAGCGGCGGAAACGTCCAGGTGGAGGAGCCGTCCTCGGTGCGATTTTGCTGCAAGGGCTTGGCTCCGACCAGCTCCAGCGAACAGGACAGCGCGGCACGGAACGGTTCCGGCTCGAAGTCCACCCAGCGGCGCGACCGGTCCAGCAGGCCCCGGCAGCGCTCGATCTGCGCCTTCAGATCCTCCTGCCGTTCGCGGGCCGCCTCGAGCTCCTCGGCGGCGATGCGCTTCTTCTCCTGGTCCAGGTCGGCGGCTTCGATCTCTCTTGCAAGGCGCTGCGCGTCCCGGTGGCGGATGCCGCCGCGCAGTCGGCGTTCGATGTCGTCGTCGATCACCTTGGAGAGGCTACCGAGCTCGCGCTTGATGGTCTGGGTCTTTCTGACCAGCACTTCCAGCACGCGGTCCTCGGCGCGCTGCGGGAGTACGAAGTAGTGGCAGCGGACCTGCGGCGCCGGCTGCAGCTTGCGGTCGATGCGCCCGTTGCGCTGCTCGATGCGGCCGGGGTTCCAGGGCAGGTCGAAGTGGAACAGGTCCGTGCAGTGTGCCTGGAAGTTCAGTCCTTCGCGGGCGGCGTCCGTGGCGATCAGGATGCGCAGCGGATCGTCCGCCGGGTCCGCATTGAAGCGGCGCTGGATCTCCTTGCGGTTGGCGCCGGCGGTCTGGCCGTCGATGGTCTCGATGCGCTCGTCGGCGAGGTCGGTGCCGGCGATGGCCTGCTCCAGCATCTCGCGCAGGTAGCGCTTGGTGCCGATCACGTTCTCGGTGAAGATCAGCACCCGCCGGTCGCTCCAGCGCGGCTGGTCGGGACACAGGTGGTCGTTGATCCAGCGGATCAGCTCGCGGGTCTTGGCGCCTGGCCGGCCGCGGGCGGCTGACGCCACCTTCTCCATCCGGTCGAGCAGGTCCTGCTCGGCGTGCCACAGCGCCTCGGCATTCGCACGCCTGGCCGACACGCTCTCGGCAGCGGCGTTGATTGCCGCGATCTGGGCGGCCTCTTCCGAAGCGTTCTCCTCGTCCGTGTGCGCGGCGCGATCGTCATCGGCGTCGGGCGGCGTAGCGAACAGGGTGGCGGCCTTGGACACGAACGCATCGCTGCCGGGCGCGGCGGGTTGGCCATCGCCGCACGCGAAGCGCTCCCACTGCTCGCGGGCCGTTTTGCGGTGGCGCGCGAGCGAAATGGCGAATGCTTCGATCGACGACAGCAGCTTCTGCTGCAGCCCGACCACGAGCAGCCCTGCCGCGGCTCGGGTGCGCGCCGGGACATCCTCGAACCGGGTCTCCCGGACGCTCCGATACTCGTCGAGCAGTCGCGACAGCACGAGTTCAGGGGCGTCGTCCGGCAGGCCGTCGATGACGACCGGGCACACTTCCCGCTTCGGGAACCCGCCCTGCAATTCGCGGATGTCCTCCTTGATGCGGCGCACCATCACGTCTTGCAGCGCGCTCTTGCCGCGTACCGGCACGCCGCGCGTGAACCGGTACGGGTCGAGCAACTCCAGCAGGGTGGCGAAGCTGTTGCCGTGACACAGTTCCAGCGCAGGGTGTGCAGGAACGCGCTGAAGTGGCGCGGCGGATCGAACCCCTTGGCGCCGAGGTCCGCCCATGCCTCCTGCGCCAGGATGCGGCGGTCGATCTCGAAGTCCCAGTACACCTCCAGGGTCTGTCCCTGCGCATCGTCGTCGGCGCAGGCCAGACTCACGCGCGCCGACTCGCGCGGCGGCGTCTCAACCGCTTCCACCAGCCAGCGGCGCGAACGCACCTCGACCAGTTCTCCGATTTCCGGCGGTCGGGTGGGCAGGTAGGTCGCCTGGTCCGCCACGAGCCACAGTGTAAGCCGAAGGGAACGATCATGGGCAGAGTCAGGCGGGCGTCCGGGGACATCAGGATCAACCCGCCCGATTGGCGGTCAGGTCGTCCGGTATCGTCCGACTGTCGTCCGATCGGTCAAGGTTGTCGGGGGGAGGGTGGGGTCGGTATACTCGGGCGGCTCGATTCGGCCATTCGGGTATTTTCTGACTATTCGCCATGAACATTGAGGTGTTTATTCTGGGCACCGGCGGCATGATGCCGCTGCCGGGGCGTGGCCTTACGTCGGTGCTGGTGCGCCGCGAGGGTGAGTTGTTCCTGTTCGACTGCGGGGAGGCGACGCAGATCGCGTTTCGCCGCCTCGGCCTGCGCTGGAAGAAGATCTCGCACATCTTCATCTCCCACACCCACGCCGATCACGTCACCGGATTGCCGGGCATGCTGTCGCTTTCCGCGCAGGTGGAGCGCAGCGAGCCGCTGCACGTGTACGGGCCGCCGCGCGTGCGCGCCTACGTCGAACAGAGCCTGCGCATTCTCGACATCTACATCGACTACGAGATCGTCATCCACGAAACGTTCGACAGCGGCCTGCTGGTCGCCGGCGACGGCTACGAGGTGCACGCTTGCCGTCTGCGTCACTCGAAACCGTGTCTCGGCTACACGCTGGTGGAGGGAGATCGGCCCGGCGAGTTCCATCCGGAACGCGCCGAGGAGCTGGGCGTACCGCGCGGCCCGCTGTGGGGCCGGCTGCAGGGCGGCCAATCGGTCACCCTAGGCGACGGCCGGGTGATCGAGTCGGCGCAGGTGATGGGCACTGCGCGCCCGGGGCGCAAGTTCGCGTTCATTACTGATACGGCGATGGTGGGCGGCCTCGACCGGTTCGTGGCGGATGCCGACCTGATGATCTGCGAGGGGATGTTCTCCCAGGACCTGCGCGACAGCGCGCGCGACAAGAAGCACCTCACCGCGCGCCAGGCCGGCGCGCTCGCGCGCGTCGCAGGCGTGCGCCGGATGGGGCTGATTCACTACAGCCCGCGCTACACGGAGCGCGATCTTAAGCAATTGCTGCGCGAGGCGCGGCGCGAGTTCTCCGGCTCGTTTCTGACCCGCGACCTGCAGGAACTGTCGATCCCGTTCCGGGACTGACGCCCGCCGCGCCCGGTTGCTGCTATCAGCCGGAGTTTCGCCGCGGGCTGCTAGTGCCGAGCGGTCGCCTGCAGAACGCGGTAGCGCTGCGGGTCGGCGCGGAAGGCAACGAGGTTGTGGCCTCCGCTCGCCATGGCGCGCCCAAGGGCGTGCTCCACCTCCAGCTGCAACCGCTGGCCGTCCAGGTCGCGCCCGGCGCGGTCGCCGATCCCGATCGCCACGAACAGGCCGGCGTCGAGAGCGGCCCGCCGCCATCGCTCCAGTTGCGCAATCGCGGTATCCAGGTTGGTTTCCGGCAGGATCAGCGCGAAGCCGCTGGCGCCGTAGGCGAACGCCAGCTCCGGCAGCACGGCCAGCTCGCGAACCAGCCCGGCGAGCCGTGCGGAGCTGTCGTCGGTGGTGGCATCCGCCGCCAACAGCACGCCGAGGGCGAGGCTGAGATCGGTGCTGAACGCCGTGGCGCGCTCCAGTTCGCCGCGCAAGCGGTCGCCCAGCGCTTCCTGCGGTTCGAGAACGGAGATGTGCACGGCGCCCGCCGGCAGTGAAGCTTCCACTTCGACGTCCTCCCCCAAGGGTCCGTTCGGCCACGGCGTGTTGTCCTCGGACGCGCGCTGCGGCGTGAGGGTGACGATGAGCAGCAGCGCGATGGCGCAGGCGAGCAGGAACGCGATCACCAGGAACAGCGCGTCCCGCACGATGCGGAACGCATGGTCGCGGGTCACCAGGCGATACACCGCGGTCAGAACGGTCGCCGGCTCGGCCGGGAACGCACTGGAGTATTCCGCGTGCAGGCTCGGGACGCGCAGCTCATCCAGCTTGCCGTCCGCCATCTTGATGATCTCCCAGGTGTTGTCGAACGCGTAGCGCACGCCCTCCGGCCCGCGCAGCAGCAGCGCCACCAGCCCGGCCTCGCCCTCCAGCGCCGCAACCTTCTCCCGGAATACCGGCGACTGCACGCT
This Spirochaetaceae bacterium DNA region includes the following protein-coding sequences:
- a CDS encoding N-6 DNA methylase, with product MPAPDPDTRAHLEWLGFIQPNGLVVSAPALVKAGAILNRQDSEGQALLAGCVDQRVVFPGRHPEPCVRDFQEFASAVLGWGFSSRGYAGTAESPVPADLAAVLPDYGETLQPDYAVRERDARNGASPWQLLVQVLAVGQDFDKATSGAGGLEASPQGRAERLLRGTGVPAGVLFNGVALRLISAPRGESSGWMDFRFADLINTAGRPLCSALRLLLSEQRLLALPRDQRLAALLESSRKYQNEVSERLSEQVLHAVYELLRGFQTAHDSSGGELLREPLSDDGDRNDIYRGLLSVILRLVFLLYAEDENFARYYSLTGLYQRLREDAALNPDTMDQRFGAWAQLLVLFRLIHDGSRAHRTGGAVSLPERRGALFDPDRFRFLEGRGGGGVRQMTQRVVAPRISDGVIYRVLEKLLVLEGERISYRTLDVEQIGSVYETIMGFRLETATGHSAAIKPAKKLGAPNTIDLDALLAQPNGSRKRWLQERADRTITDRIAKALREAATVVDLHVALDRVLDKDATPDIAPPGALVLQPNEERRRSGSHYTPRELTEPIVRHTLAPLIERLKGEDGRAPTPEQILDLKICDPAMGSGAFLVETCRQLADALIIGWGAHGTVPEIPPDEDEVIHARRLVAQKCLYGIDRNPMAVDLAKVSLWLSTLARDHPLTFVDHAFRHGDSLVGLNRRQIEALNWKGGQPILAGFGVREAVQAASELRRQIREADDTVDERRLQNLWREAQDAVAEVRLFGDLVLAAFFEGAKPKERESRRSAYQEAILTGEAWRHGVEMEGRRHAELPFAPFHWEVEFPEVFERDNPGFDGFVGNPPFAGHVTVVEANVRNYTDWLRASHQESTGKCDIVAHFYRRAFILIRDRGALGLVATNTIAQGDTRASGLRWICEHGGAVFRATKRVKWPGDAAVVVSVLHVAKGAYSGNRVLDGAAVDRITAFLFHRGGHADPVRLAGNAGKSFQGSIVLGMGFTFDDTDKKGVASPLAEMRRLLDSDRRNCEVIFPYVGGEEVNTSPTHKHHRYVINFGDRGEQQCRQRWPQLVAVLEEKVKPFRLAAAKRSKSSHGSRAAVWWQLYHQAKDLYNATVTMDRVLSISRVGQQAAFTFLPSRMVYADSVVIFPFETFAAFCALQSRVHETWARFFGSSMKDDLRYTPSDCFETFPFPEGWETDGSLEAAGRSYYEYRAALMVEHEEGMTKTYNRFHDIYETNPRVIELRELHAAMRLNALVAEPQCDHGSINARLQEPHRCGVPQHMR
- a CDS encoding PIN domain-containing protein, whose translation is MCAIVDANVAFEVFGRKRTAAGVRFRDWLDDGRGQLVVGGRVLEELVRNRNFARWLLEARRMTGRVRQIGTARIRQRQDELVLRGDLQSDDEHVVALALVSGARLLYTDDARLQRDFVNPAVIPDPAGRIFTSRPDGRFKAEHRALLDAKALCAAPEVR
- a CDS encoding AAA family ATPase, with the translated sequence MQMSQRLLKELTLRDFRCFREQQVARLAPLTLLVGENSTGKTSFLAAVRAMLQVGSYHEDPDFRSPPYDLGSFREIAYRQAPNDSRGGADSFGLGFLCAGEEVDALSLDATFTLGDGAAPMLSAVRWSYADVWVREQRGAEGHHTDVGCGSGSWRLPPLRDPDRRYLYGGHTSAFERLIGEAVETGTTGKLQPLQGDAGALPIDRDHFKLVRLYFESAKFRSGALAGAPIRSSPLRTYDPVRLVQDPQGVSTPAFLANMHSRSPKEWQDMKRNLEEFGRKSGLFDDLFVKRFGRHEFEPFQLEMRKRGKKHAGARHNLIDVGYGVSQVLPLLVELFRRDRASKFLLQQPEVHLHPSAQAQLGSLLCETAGSHCQLIVETHSDYILDRILLDIRDGRTDLTPDDVSILYFERDNLSVTIHSIRINDEGNVLDAPEGYRSFFRDELRRVIDY
- a CDS encoding helicase-related protein; this translates as MLDPYRFTRGVPVRGKSALQDVMVRRIKEDIRELQGGFPKREVCPVVIDGLPDDAPELVLSRLLDEYRSVRETRFEDVPARTRAAAGLLVVGLQQKLLSSIEAFAISLARHRKTAREQWERFACGDGQPAAPGSDAFVSKAATLFATPPDADDDRAAHTDEENASEEAAQIAAINAAAESVSARRANAEALWHAEQDLLDRMEKVASAARGRPGAKTRELIRWINDHLCPDQPRWSDRRVLIFTENVIGTKRYLREMLEQAIAGTDLADERIETIDGQTAGANRKEIQRRFNADPADDPLRILIATDAAREGLNFQAHCTDLFHFDLPWNPGRIEQRNGRIDRKLQPAPQVRCHYFVLPQRAEDRVLEVLVRKTQTIKRELGSLSKVIDDDIERRLRGGIRHRDAQRLAREIEAADLDQEKKRIAAEELEAARERQEDLKAQIERCRGLLDRSRRWVDFEPEPFRAALSCSLELVGAKPLQQNRTEDGSSTWTFPPLTGQTLADASWTATLDTLRVPRRRNQKLAEWRREAPIRPVVFEDAGVLTDDTVHLHLEQRMAQRLLARFRAQGFVHHDLSRACLVQAGDSIPRVILLGRVCLYGRRAERLHEILTPVAARWIEPSRRTGPLSAYAGEAEARTLHNLESALGDAHAPSETVHRRLLDTASQDITDLLPQLEERAKVVARDATDALRSRGESEARELRATLERQRRRVHAELAKHDAAKDQLTLGLTNEEERQRQADVAAWRQRLTQFDRDLETEPSRIRQFYEVRAQRIEPVGLVYLWPDTG
- a CDS encoding ribonuclease Z; translation: MNIEVFILGTGGMMPLPGRGLTSVLVRREGELFLFDCGEATQIAFRRLGLRWKKISHIFISHTHADHVTGLPGMLSLSAQVERSEPLHVYGPPRVRAYVEQSLRILDIYIDYEIVIHETFDSGLLVAGDGYEVHACRLRHSKPCLGYTLVEGDRPGEFHPERAEELGVPRGPLWGRLQGGQSVTLGDGRVIESAQVMGTARPGRKFAFITDTAMVGGLDRFVADADLMICEGMFSQDLRDSARDKKHLTARQAGALARVAGVRRMGLIHYSPRYTERDLKQLLREARREFSGSFLTRDLQELSIPFRD